The Streptomyces sp. NBC_00162 genome window below encodes:
- a CDS encoding SPOR domain-containing protein: MNDSGALLPWLVIRQDDNGNRYRVGRYSTRAEAQKVVDSLDDRGHKQVYWVERIGQTATMN; this comes from the coding sequence ATGAACGACAGCGGTGCCCTGCTCCCGTGGCTGGTCATACGTCAGGACGACAACGGCAACCGCTACCGGGTGGGCCGGTACTCCACCCGGGCCGAGGCCCAGAAGGTCGTCGACAGCCTCGACGACCGTGGACACAAGCAGGTCTACTGGGTCGAGCGGATCGGTCAGACCGCCACGATGAACTGA
- a CDS encoding isocitrate lyase/PEP mutase family protein, producing the protein MTTDLARAFADLHSPAKPLALPNAWDVASARLVEAAGAAAVATTSAGVAWSLGSPDGDALARDRALDLIARVAAAVSVPVTADIESGFGADPAAVAETVAGVLAAGAVGINIEDGTRAPAEHAERVAAARSAADAAGVPLYINARVDTYLRGLGDPATRLDETLARAAAYLRAGATGVFVPGVTDPATVAELAKGIDAPLNVLVGPGAPSVAELGALGVARVSLGSWVAEAAYAVVRRATEELVSGGTYGSLAGSLPYGELNSLLEG; encoded by the coding sequence ATGACCACAGATCTGGCCCGCGCCTTCGCGGATCTGCACAGCCCGGCCAAGCCGCTGGCCCTCCCCAACGCCTGGGACGTCGCCAGTGCCCGTCTCGTCGAGGCGGCCGGCGCAGCGGCCGTCGCGACCACCAGCGCCGGGGTCGCGTGGTCCCTCGGGTCGCCCGACGGCGACGCCCTGGCCCGCGACCGCGCCCTCGACCTCATCGCGCGCGTGGCCGCCGCCGTGTCCGTCCCGGTCACCGCCGACATCGAGAGCGGCTTCGGCGCCGACCCCGCCGCCGTCGCGGAGACCGTCGCCGGGGTGCTGGCCGCCGGCGCGGTCGGCATCAACATCGAGGACGGCACCCGCGCCCCCGCCGAGCACGCCGAGCGCGTGGCCGCCGCCCGCTCCGCGGCCGATGCCGCCGGGGTCCCGCTGTACATCAACGCCCGCGTGGACACGTACCTGAGGGGCCTCGGCGACCCCGCGACCCGCCTCGACGAGACCCTGGCCCGCGCCGCCGCCTACCTGCGGGCGGGGGCCACCGGCGTCTTCGTCCCCGGCGTCACCGACCCGGCGACCGTCGCCGAGCTCGCCAAGGGCATCGACGCCCCGCTCAACGTCCTCGTCGGCCCCGGCGCCCCGTCCGTCGCCGAGCTCGGCGCCCTCGGCGTGGCCCGGGTCAGCCTCGGATCCTGGGTGGCCGAGGCCGCGTACGCCGTGGTCCGCCGCGCCACCGAGGAGCTGGTCTCCGGCGGCACGTACGGATCGCTCGCGGGCTCCCTGCCGTACGGCGAGCTGAACAGCCTGCTCGAAGGCTGA
- a CDS encoding GntR family transcriptional regulator: protein MTFGEQPAYLRVAGDLRRKIVDGSLPPHARLPSQARIREEYGVSDTVALEARKVLMAEGLVEGRSGSGTYVREQPVPRRVARSGYRTGRTSTPFRQEQSEAGARGTWDSNSEQAAAPAEIAKRLGIEPGERVMRTRYVFRDAGEAMMLSTSWEPLAVTGRTPVMLPEEGPLGGSGVVDRMAAIDVVVDNVVEEVGARPGLAEELVLLGGVPGHVVLVIGRTYYASGRAVETADVVVPADRYRLAYHLPVR, encoded by the coding sequence GTGACTTTCGGTGAGCAGCCGGCCTATCTGCGCGTGGCCGGGGATCTGCGACGGAAGATCGTCGACGGTTCCCTGCCCCCGCACGCCCGGCTCCCCTCGCAGGCTCGCATCCGCGAGGAGTACGGGGTCTCCGACACCGTGGCGCTGGAGGCGCGCAAGGTCCTCATGGCGGAGGGGCTGGTCGAGGGCCGGTCCGGGTCGGGTACGTACGTACGGGAGCAGCCGGTGCCGCGGCGGGTCGCGCGCTCCGGCTACCGCACGGGCCGCACCTCGACCCCGTTCCGGCAGGAGCAGTCGGAGGCCGGGGCGCGCGGCACGTGGGATTCGAACAGCGAGCAGGCGGCGGCCCCGGCGGAGATCGCCAAGCGGCTCGGCATCGAGCCGGGCGAGCGGGTGATGCGGACGCGGTACGTGTTCCGCGACGCGGGGGAGGCGATGATGCTGTCGACCTCGTGGGAGCCGCTGGCCGTGACCGGCCGGACGCCGGTGATGCTGCCGGAGGAGGGGCCGTTGGGGGGCTCCGGGGTGGTCGACCGGATGGCCGCGATCGATGTCGTCGTGGACAACGTGGTGGAGGAGGTCGGCGCGAGACCCGGACTGGCGGAAGAACTCGTCCTCCTCGGCGGGGTCCCCGGGCACGTGGTGCTCGTGATCGGCCGCACCTACTACGCGTCCGGCCGCGCGGTCGAAACGGCCGACGTGGTCGTCCCGGCGGACCGCTACCGCCTGGCGTACCACCTCCCGGTGAGGTGA
- a CDS encoding alpha/beta hydrolase — MQHDQQGDGSPMTKGGRRPKRLRLLLITGGLALTLAAGGGAAAYKYGLFSDIGDPVSFGKVEVDVKEKEKGKEKEKAAKVSDTRPGVRMPTGPKAEFVRTSRLPDGTQIGRTTLTGPKSGFTGDVWVWVPKEYDDPKYAKSAFPVLISLPGGRGYPTNYWGTGPGLGLQKAVSDGAKAGTSLPFILIMPVHNADTKHHFDASDIPGEPRMGTWMVEDIPDFTKANFRTFTSRDGWAFMGSSAGGFGAFKHVLKYPDRFKAAIASGVDIVPDSPLWKGNTQAMDENNPEKLAEKLITEGGPDVYVNFQIGTAETGREKAEQFIKDYGKGPVHTTLQVIQDGEHNGKSYVRGMREGALAWISKVMAAPTPESGVR, encoded by the coding sequence GTGCAGCATGACCAGCAAGGCGACGGCAGCCCCATGACCAAGGGCGGCCGTCGCCCCAAGCGCCTGCGCCTGCTTCTGATCACCGGTGGGCTCGCGCTCACCCTCGCCGCCGGGGGCGGCGCCGCAGCGTACAAGTACGGGCTCTTCTCGGACATAGGGGATCCGGTCTCCTTCGGGAAGGTCGAGGTCGACGTCAAGGAGAAGGAGAAGGGGAAGGAGAAGGAGAAGGCCGCCAAGGTCTCCGACACCCGTCCGGGCGTACGCATGCCCACCGGCCCGAAGGCCGAGTTCGTCCGCACCAGCCGGCTGCCCGACGGCACCCAGATCGGCCGCACCACGCTCACCGGCCCGAAGTCCGGATTCACGGGCGACGTATGGGTGTGGGTGCCCAAGGAGTACGACGACCCGAAGTACGCCAAGAGCGCCTTCCCGGTCCTAATCTCCCTGCCCGGCGGCCGCGGCTACCCCACGAACTACTGGGGGACGGGCCCCGGCCTCGGCCTCCAGAAGGCCGTGAGCGACGGGGCGAAGGCCGGTACGAGCCTGCCCTTCATCCTGATCATGCCGGTGCACAACGCCGACACCAAGCACCACTTCGACGCCTCGGACATCCCCGGAGAGCCCAGGATGGGCACCTGGATGGTCGAAGACATCCCGGATTTCACGAAGGCCAATTTCCGGACCTTCACCTCACGCGACGGGTGGGCCTTCATGGGCTCCTCGGCCGGAGGATTCGGCGCCTTCAAGCACGTCCTGAAGTACCCCGACCGCTTCAAGGCGGCCATCGCGAGCGGGGTCGACATCGTCCCCGACTCCCCGCTGTGGAAGGGGAACACGCAGGCCATGGACGAGAACAACCCCGAGAAGCTCGCCGAGAAGCTGATCACGGAGGGTGGCCCGGACGTCTACGTCAACTTCCAGATCGGCACCGCCGAGACCGGCCGCGAGAAGGCCGAACAGTTCATCAAGGACTACGGCAAGGGCCCCGTGCACACCACGCTGCAAGTGATCCAGGATGGTGAGCACAACGGAAAGTCGTACGTACGCGGGATGCGGGAGGGCGCACTGGCGTGGATCAGCAAGGTGATGGCGGCACCGACACCCGAGTCCGGCGTGCGGTGA
- a CDS encoding threonine synthase: MTHALPGYLCPEDGTRADVRTAPWCCPLCSGPWDLDFTPDPASVLEPSAGPNSLWRYAAALPLPGAFSVSLAEGNTPMVPLAERVHAKLDFLMPTLSFKDRGAVMLAEVARRLAPRRVVADSSGNAGAAVAAYCARAGLNCEVFVPEGTSEKKTDRIRAHGAAVRVVPGGREATAEAARAAADEPGVFYASHVFNPYFLHGTKTYVYEIWEAMSGRLPDALVVPVGNGTLLLGAALAVEELARRGVRPPALIAVQAEAVAPLASAFAAGAEDAEPVPQLPTLAEGIAIPAPPRARQILAAVRKSGGTFLTVPDERLREAQRDLARRGLSVEPTAAACWAAVGPLSPDDPLQGRTAVLPLCGAGPK; encoded by the coding sequence ATGACGCATGCACTCCCCGGATACCTCTGCCCCGAGGACGGCACGCGCGCGGACGTCCGTACCGCCCCGTGGTGCTGCCCCCTCTGCTCCGGCCCCTGGGACCTCGACTTCACACCGGATCCGGCCAGCGTGCTGGAACCTTCCGCCGGGCCCAACTCGCTGTGGCGGTACGCCGCCGCGCTGCCCCTGCCGGGGGCGTTCTCCGTATCGCTGGCGGAGGGAAACACTCCGATGGTGCCGCTGGCAGAGCGGGTTCACGCCAAACTCGACTTCCTGATGCCGACGCTGTCGTTCAAGGACCGGGGCGCGGTGATGCTCGCGGAGGTGGCCCGGCGGCTGGCTCCGCGGCGGGTCGTGGCGGACAGCAGCGGCAACGCGGGGGCGGCGGTGGCGGCGTACTGCGCGCGGGCCGGGCTGAATTGTGAAGTTTTCGTGCCCGAGGGCACCTCGGAGAAGAAGACCGACCGGATCCGGGCCCACGGGGCGGCCGTACGGGTCGTCCCCGGCGGGCGCGAGGCCACGGCGGAGGCGGCCCGGGCCGCGGCGGACGAGCCGGGGGTGTTCTACGCGAGCCACGTCTTCAACCCGTACTTCCTGCACGGTACGAAGACGTACGTGTACGAGATCTGGGAGGCCATGTCGGGCCGGCTGCCGGATGCCCTGGTGGTCCCGGTGGGCAACGGCACCCTGCTGCTCGGGGCCGCGCTGGCGGTGGAGGAGCTGGCCCGGCGCGGGGTGCGGCCGCCGGCGCTGATCGCCGTCCAGGCGGAGGCGGTGGCTCCGCTGGCGTCGGCCTTCGCCGCCGGGGCGGAGGACGCCGAGCCGGTTCCGCAGCTGCCCACCCTGGCCGAGGGGATCGCGATCCCGGCGCCGCCGCGGGCCCGCCAGATCCTGGCCGCGGTCCGCAAGTCGGGCGGCACGTTCCTGACGGTCCCGGACGAGCGGCTGCGCGAGGCCCAGCGGGACCTGGCGCGGCGCGGACTCTCCGTGGAGCCGACGGCGGCGGCCTGCTGGGCCGCGGTGGGGCCGCTGTCCCCCGACGACCCCTTGCAGGGCCGCACGGCGGTCCTCCCCCTCTGCGGCGCGGGCCCGAAGTAG
- a CDS encoding MarR family winged helix-turn-helix transcriptional regulator, whose amino-acid sequence MTSMAPAERIGSHLKRAEQALLAAKNAACKPAAVTVPQYAALLWLDEKPGISAAALARLCGVTPPTMNTVLKNLQERGLIERTPHEWHRNVLETRLTDEGRAALELADAGAVRVERALAAAFTEEEREQLIHLLGRCAEVLDGQR is encoded by the coding sequence ATGACCTCCATGGCCCCCGCGGAGCGCATCGGCTCGCACCTCAAGCGCGCTGAGCAGGCGCTTCTCGCGGCGAAGAACGCCGCGTGCAAGCCGGCCGCAGTAACGGTTCCGCAGTACGCCGCGCTGCTCTGGCTGGACGAGAAGCCCGGCATCTCCGCCGCCGCGCTCGCGCGGCTGTGCGGGGTCACCCCGCCGACCATGAACACCGTGCTGAAGAACCTCCAGGAGCGCGGGCTCATCGAGCGGACCCCCCACGAGTGGCACCGCAACGTGCTGGAGACCCGGCTCACGGACGAGGGGCGCGCGGCACTGGAACTGGCCGATGCCGGTGCGGTGCGGGTGGAGCGGGCGCTGGCCGCCGCGTTCACCGAGGAGGAGCGGGAGCAGCTCATCCACCTGCTGGGCCGGTGTGCGGAGGTGCTCGACGGCCAGCGTTGA
- a CDS encoding trypsin-like serine peptidase: MAAAAGIAAVFAVLFLKSPGERPVHPFPTVGVLMANGEHWCTASVVDSPKGNVVATAAHCVAPAGEDGSPGEVAHDGLAIGELAFAPAFSGEGTGSQPLGTWKVRSIHVDDRWTKWGEDTADFAFLTIAPDGDGRSVQEVVGGRAETPKPDWTSGYERDVTVVGYPESEHNPQNKPVSCTTQTRHDDDDPDMLYISCAGFWTGTSGSPWIADRGGSDRPGRLIGVLSGGDTDVDSTAALFDEHAKALYEQAARG, translated from the coding sequence GTGGCAGCCGCGGCGGGGATCGCGGCGGTGTTCGCCGTCCTGTTCCTGAAGTCGCCCGGCGAGCGGCCGGTGCATCCCTTCCCCACCGTCGGCGTCCTCATGGCCAACGGCGAGCACTGGTGCACGGCGAGCGTGGTCGACAGCCCGAAGGGCAACGTCGTCGCCACCGCCGCGCACTGCGTGGCCCCGGCCGGCGAGGACGGCAGCCCGGGCGAGGTCGCCCACGACGGCCTGGCCATCGGCGAGCTGGCCTTCGCCCCCGCCTTCTCCGGCGAGGGCACCGGCAGCCAGCCGCTGGGGACGTGGAAGGTCCGCTCGATCCACGTGGACGACCGCTGGACGAAGTGGGGCGAGGACACCGCCGACTTCGCCTTCCTCACCATCGCACCGGACGGCGACGGGCGCAGCGTCCAGGAGGTCGTCGGCGGCCGCGCCGAGACCCCGAAGCCCGACTGGACCTCGGGCTACGAGCGGGACGTGACCGTCGTCGGATACCCGGAGTCCGAGCACAACCCGCAGAACAAACCCGTCTCCTGCACGACGCAGACCCGCCACGACGATGACGACCCGGACATGCTCTACATCAGCTGCGCCGGGTTCTGGACGGGGACCAGCGGCAGCCCCTGGATCGCCGACCGGGGCGGGTCGGACCGTCCCGGTCGGCTGATCGGGGTGCTGAGCGGCGGGGACACGGACGTGGACTCCACTGCCGCACTGTTCGACGAGCACGCGAAGGCGCTGTACGAGCAGGCCGCGCGGGGCTGA
- a CDS encoding DUF4190 domain-containing protein, giving the protein MSTPPSPPSGPGHSWPPPSPQPGWGPPPGYGQPHPEQALNGFALASLLVGLLCLPPLGIVFGIVALVQIAKRRQRGRALAIVGLAVSVVMTGVMVLTVDRVATAVRDRMGAMGEFADVEGDLRDLDDLRAGDCFNVPGGDLLDDRPLTYKVDCAQTHHGEVTASKLLDLDPESVPESAEADRASEDECWKAQDAYAMDTWALPAYAEMFYFAPSRQSWRQGDRRLVCVIGTTEEERRGSLRQDAGSLKPEQSAFLRVANEVEFVLGRPPEGDLEDTLPEHQAWARTVYSALGDEAKVLEADKARPGLEKAVQAQLKEIEAARTAWQRTSQAKTVADFDRQWERALGTMSVETEKALRGAYGLSTEVPEWLLESPESPESPEGGSGRGPSSQPA; this is encoded by the coding sequence GTGAGCACCCCGCCGAGCCCTCCCTCCGGACCGGGCCACTCCTGGCCGCCGCCCTCCCCGCAGCCGGGGTGGGGGCCGCCACCCGGCTACGGGCAGCCGCATCCGGAGCAGGCGCTCAACGGCTTCGCGCTCGCCTCGCTCCTGGTCGGGCTGCTGTGCCTGCCGCCGCTGGGCATCGTCTTCGGCATCGTGGCCCTCGTGCAGATCGCCAAGCGGCGCCAGCGCGGCAGGGCGCTCGCGATCGTGGGCCTGGCGGTGTCCGTGGTGATGACGGGGGTCATGGTCCTCACGGTCGACCGGGTCGCCACGGCGGTCCGCGACCGGATGGGCGCGATGGGCGAGTTCGCCGACGTCGAGGGTGACCTCAGGGACCTCGACGACCTGCGGGCGGGCGACTGCTTCAACGTCCCGGGCGGGGACCTGCTGGACGACCGGCCCCTGACGTACAAGGTCGACTGCGCGCAGACGCACCACGGAGAGGTCACCGCGTCCAAGCTGCTGGACCTGGACCCGGAGAGCGTCCCCGAGTCGGCCGAGGCGGACCGGGCGTCCGAGGACGAGTGCTGGAAGGCGCAGGACGCGTACGCGATGGACACGTGGGCGCTGCCCGCCTACGCGGAGATGTTCTACTTCGCGCCCTCGCGCCAGTCCTGGCGCCAGGGGGACCGGCGGCTGGTGTGCGTGATCGGTACGACCGAGGAGGAGCGGCGCGGCAGCCTGCGCCAGGACGCCGGATCGCTGAAGCCCGAGCAGTCGGCCTTCCTGCGCGTGGCCAACGAGGTCGAGTTCGTGCTCGGCCGGCCGCCCGAGGGGGACCTGGAGGACACGCTCCCGGAGCACCAGGCGTGGGCGCGCACGGTGTACTCGGCGCTCGGCGACGAGGCGAAGGTGCTGGAGGCCGACAAGGCCCGGCCGGGGCTGGAGAAGGCCGTCCAGGCGCAGCTCAAGGAGATCGAGGCGGCCCGCACGGCATGGCAGCGGACCTCCCAGGCGAAGACGGTCGCGGACTTCGACCGGCAGTGGGAGCGGGCGCTGGGCACGATGTCCGTGGAGACGGAGAAGGCGCTGCGCGGGGCGTACGGGCTCTCGACGGAGGTTCCGGAGTGGCTGCTGGAGTCCCCGGAGTCCCCGGAGTCCCCGGAGGGCGGGTCCGGCCGGGGCCCCTCCTCGCAGCCGGCGTGA
- a CDS encoding (deoxy)nucleoside triphosphate pyrophosphohydrolase, translating into MTVRVVVGGALCHEGRLLAARRSAPPELAGRWELPGGKAEPGESVPEALVRELREELGVEAEPLERIPGEWPLKPGLVLHVWTARLVSGEPAPLEDHDELRWLGPDELESVDWLDQDRPAVAEAGRRLRAGQRPKLHDGAPGGA; encoded by the coding sequence ATGACTGTACGAGTGGTCGTGGGCGGAGCCCTTTGTCATGAGGGGCGCCTGCTGGCCGCCCGTCGCAGCGCACCTCCGGAGCTGGCCGGGCGCTGGGAGCTGCCGGGCGGCAAGGCCGAGCCGGGTGAGTCCGTCCCCGAGGCGCTGGTGCGCGAACTGCGCGAAGAGCTCGGCGTCGAGGCCGAGCCGCTGGAGCGCATCCCGGGGGAATGGCCGCTGAAGCCCGGCCTCGTCCTGCACGTGTGGACCGCCCGCCTGGTCTCCGGTGAACCCGCGCCGCTGGAGGACCACGACGAGCTGCGCTGGCTGGGGCCGGATGAGCTGGAGTCGGTGGACTGGCTCGACCAGGACCGGCCCGCGGTCGCCGAGGCCGGGCGCCGCCTGCGCGCCGGGCAGCGCCCGAAACTGCACGACGGGGCG
- a CDS encoding S8 family peptidase, with product MSVMRHTRRKLAGISATAVVALALGAAAALPASAADNGPQGVIENAGAAGTVSGSYIVTLHDSAARSTADSGKAVAKRYGAKIDRTYSAALNGYSVEVSEAQAKKLAADPAVKSVVQNRVFTVDATQPNPPSWGLDRIDQRALPLNQSYTYPDKAGEGVTAYIIDTGVRKTHQDFGGRASDGYDAIDNDNTAQDGHGHGTHVAGTVGGGAYGVAKKAKIVGVRVLDNNGSGTTAQVVAGIDWVTRNAVKPAVANMSLGGGADSALDTAVRNSIASGITYAVAAGNESTDASTKSPARVAEAITVGATTNTDAKASYSNYGTILDIFAPGSSITSSWGTGDTATNTISGTSMASPHVAGAAALYLSQNPASTPAQVRDGLVSASTPNVVTSPGTGSPNRLLNVGAGGTVPPGPKFENTADFAINDNSTVESPVTVSGVSGNAPATLSVPVDIKHTYIGDLKVDLVAPDGTVYTLHNRAGGSADNIIKTFTVNASSEVANGVWKLRVNDNANIDTGKIDSWALQF from the coding sequence ATGTCCGTGATGCGTCACACCCGCCGGAAGCTCGCCGGCATCAGTGCGACCGCTGTCGTGGCCCTCGCGCTCGGCGCGGCCGCGGCGCTGCCCGCCTCGGCGGCCGACAACGGCCCGCAGGGCGTCATCGAGAACGCCGGCGCCGCCGGGACCGTCTCCGGCAGCTACATCGTGACTCTGCACGACTCCGCCGCCCGCTCCACCGCGGACAGCGGCAAGGCCGTCGCCAAGCGGTACGGGGCGAAGATCGACCGTACCTACAGCGCCGCCCTCAACGGCTACTCCGTCGAGGTCTCCGAGGCGCAGGCCAAGAAGCTGGCCGCCGACCCGGCGGTCAAGTCGGTCGTGCAGAACCGGGTCTTCACCGTCGACGCCACCCAGCCCAACCCGCCGTCGTGGGGCCTGGACCGCATCGACCAGCGGGCGCTCCCGCTGAACCAGAGCTACACCTACCCGGACAAGGCCGGTGAGGGCGTCACCGCCTACATCATCGACACCGGCGTCCGCAAGACGCACCAGGACTTCGGCGGCCGCGCCTCGGACGGCTACGACGCGATCGACAACGACAACACCGCCCAGGACGGCCACGGCCACGGCACGCACGTCGCCGGCACCGTCGGCGGCGGCGCGTACGGCGTGGCCAAGAAGGCCAAGATCGTCGGCGTCCGGGTGCTCGACAACAACGGCTCCGGTACGACCGCCCAGGTCGTCGCGGGCATCGACTGGGTGACGCGCAACGCCGTCAAGCCGGCCGTGGCCAACATGTCGCTCGGCGGCGGCGCGGACTCCGCGCTCGACACCGCCGTACGCAACTCCATAGCCTCCGGCATCACCTACGCGGTCGCGGCGGGCAACGAGTCCACCGACGCCTCCACCAAGTCCCCGGCGCGCGTCGCCGAGGCCATCACGGTCGGCGCCACCACCAACACCGACGCGAAGGCCAGCTACTCCAACTACGGCACCATCCTGGACATCTTCGCGCCGGGCTCCTCGATCACCTCCTCGTGGGGCACGGGCGACACCGCCACCAACACCATCTCCGGCACCTCGATGGCCTCGCCGCACGTCGCGGGCGCCGCGGCCCTCTACCTCTCGCAGAACCCGGCCAGCACCCCGGCCCAGGTCCGCGACGGCCTGGTGAGCGCCTCGACCCCGAACGTGGTGACCAGCCCCGGCACCGGCTCCCCGAACCGTCTGCTGAACGTGGGCGCCGGCGGCACCGTCCCGCCCGGCCCGAAGTTCGAGAACACCGCCGACTTCGCGATCAACGACAACTCGACCGTCGAGTCGCCGGTCACCGTCAGCGGAGTCTCCGGCAACGCCCCGGCCACGCTGAGCGTGCCGGTCGACATCAAGCACACGTACATCGGTGACCTGAAGGTCGACCTCGTCGCCCCCGACGGCACCGTCTACACCCTGCACAACCGCGCCGGCGGCAGCGCCGACAACATCATCAAGACCTTCACCGTCAACGCCTCCTCCGAGGTGGCCAACGGCGTGTGGAAGCTCCGGGTGAACGACAACGCGAACATCGACACCGGGAAGATCGACTCCTGGGCGCTCCAGTTCTGA
- a CDS encoding EamA family transporter yields MRTSTPVESRSTTTPHRKISGAVWTALVLVYVVWGSTYLGIRIAVETMPPFLSAGARFITAGLLLAGAVAWRSGPAALKATRSQLGSAVLVGLLLILGGNGLVVLAETSVPSGLAALLVAAVPMWVVLLRAGSGDRPPLRTLGGVLVGLAGLAVLTSPGLSGAVQLSGVLLVLAASVLWSLGSFSGSKLRLPENPFTGSAYQMLAGGIGGVVVGLLRGEHRGLDLTAYSTASWLALGYLVVFGSLIAFTAYTWLLRNAPLSLVSTYAYVNPVVAVALGALILSEAVTWPIMLGGTIVVAAVGVIVSTERKK; encoded by the coding sequence ATGCGCACATCAACCCCGGTGGAGAGCCGGTCCACGACCACCCCGCACCGCAAGATCAGCGGCGCGGTCTGGACTGCCCTCGTCCTGGTCTACGTCGTCTGGGGCTCGACCTACCTCGGGATCCGGATCGCCGTCGAGACCATGCCGCCGTTCCTCTCCGCCGGGGCCCGCTTCATCACCGCCGGCCTGCTGCTGGCCGGCGCCGTCGCCTGGCGGTCCGGCCCGGCCGCACTCAAGGCCACGCGCTCGCAGCTCGGCTCGGCGGTCCTGGTCGGCCTGCTGCTGATCCTCGGCGGCAACGGACTGGTCGTCCTCGCCGAGACCTCGGTGCCGTCCGGGCTCGCCGCGCTGCTGGTGGCGGCGGTGCCGATGTGGGTGGTGCTGCTGCGCGCGGGCAGCGGGGACCGGCCGCCGCTGCGCACCCTGGGCGGGGTCCTGGTGGGCCTGGCCGGGCTCGCGGTGCTGACCAGCCCGGGGCTCAGTGGCGCGGTGCAGCTGTCCGGGGTGCTGCTGGTGCTGGCCGCGTCGGTGCTGTGGTCCCTGGGCTCGTTCTCCGGGTCGAAGCTGAGGCTTCCGGAGAATCCTTTCACCGGGAGCGCGTACCAGATGCTCGCGGGCGGGATCGGCGGAGTGGTCGTCGGCCTGCTGCGCGGCGAGCACCGCGGCCTCGACCTGACGGCGTACTCCACCGCCTCCTGGCTGGCCCTCGGCTACCTGGTCGTCTTCGGCTCGCTCATCGCGTTCACGGCGTACACCTGGCTGCTGCGCAACGCGCCGCTGTCGCTGGTGTCCACGTACGCGTACGTCAATCCCGTGGTGGCGGTGGCGCTCGGGGCGCTGATCCTGAGCGAGGCCGTGACCTGGCCGATCATGCTCGGCGGCACGATCGTCGTGGCGGCGGTCGGCGTGATCGTCAGCACGGAGCGCAAGAAGTAG
- a CDS encoding alpha/beta hydrolase → MHHDPYQPEPKRSRRLIWISAVVALVLVLGGGGFAAWKLDWLSGNGEAVSFGKASTPPPAAADKQAPSQSPSGKPSPSGDPDVLMPTGPKADFKQTAKLDDGTIIAKTRLTGEKSGFEGDVWVWAPKEYDDPKYAKSGFPVLIALPGGNGFPTNYWADRSLGLQKAISEGVQAGTSLPFIVVMPVLNPDNKYYYDGADIPGQPKMGTWIAEDVPAFAKANFRTYKSRDGWAFMGSSSGAFVGMKTVLQHPDRFKAVIASGGEIVPDSPLWKGHQAEMDANNPEKLAQKLIDTNGPEVFINFQIGTKESGKERMTRFVQAYGKGPVKTTVRDIQNGEHNGWHYVRGMKEGSLEWISKVLKAPKPDAA, encoded by the coding sequence GTGCACCACGACCCGTACCAGCCGGAGCCCAAGCGCTCCCGCCGCCTCATATGGATCAGCGCGGTGGTCGCCCTCGTGCTCGTACTGGGCGGCGGCGGATTCGCTGCCTGGAAGCTCGACTGGTTGTCCGGCAACGGTGAGGCCGTGAGCTTCGGCAAGGCCAGCACCCCGCCCCCGGCGGCCGCGGACAAGCAGGCTCCGAGCCAGTCCCCGTCCGGCAAGCCCTCGCCCTCCGGCGACCCGGACGTGCTCATGCCGACGGGCCCGAAGGCCGACTTCAAGCAGACCGCCAAGCTCGACGACGGCACGATCATCGCCAAGACCCGCCTCACGGGCGAGAAGTCCGGCTTCGAGGGCGACGTATGGGTGTGGGCGCCCAAGGAGTACGACGACCCGAAGTACGCCAAGAGCGGCTTCCCGGTGCTCATCGCGCTTCCCGGCGGCAACGGCTTCCCGACGAACTACTGGGCCGACCGCAGCCTCGGCCTCCAGAAGGCCATCAGCGAAGGCGTCCAGGCCGGAACCAGCCTCCCCTTCATCGTGGTCATGCCGGTGCTCAACCCGGACAACAAGTACTACTACGACGGCGCCGACATCCCCGGCCAGCCCAAGATGGGCACCTGGATCGCCGAGGACGTCCCGGCCTTCGCCAAGGCCAACTTCCGTACGTACAAGTCCCGTGACGGCTGGGCCTTCATGGGCTCCTCCTCCGGTGCCTTCGTCGGCATGAAGACGGTCCTCCAGCACCCGGACAGGTTCAAGGCCGTGATCGCCAGCGGCGGCGAGATCGTCCCCGACTCCCCGCTCTGGAAGGGCCACCAGGCGGAGATGGACGCGAACAACCCGGAGAAGCTCGCCCAGAAGCTGATCGACACCAACGGGCCCGAGGTCTTCATCAACTTCCAGATCGGTACCAAGGAGAGCGGGAAGGAGCGGATGACGAGGTTCGTGCAGGCGTACGGCAAGGGCCCCGTCAAGACGACCGTCCGCGACATCCAGAACGGCGAGCACAACGGCTGGCACTACGTCCGGGGCATGAAGGAAGGCTCCCTGGAGTGGATCAGCAAGGTGCTCAAGGCCCCGAAGCCCGACGCCGCCTGA